The Amycolatopsis sp. QT-25 genomic sequence GCGAGGGCGTTGGCCTGGAGGTCGCCCTCGGCGATGTGGTCGAGGACCGCGGCCGCGCCCGCCATCGCGACCGGGTTGCCGCCGAAGGTCGAGATCGAGTTCGCGGTCAGGCAGTCGACGAGATCGCCGCGCGCCACGAGACCGCCGATCGCGAGCCCGTTGCCGAGGCCCTTGGCGAAGGTCATCGCGTCGGGGACGACGTCGTGCGCCTGGATCCCCCAGTAGTGTTCCCCGGTCCGGCCCCAGCCGGTCTGGACCTCGTCGGAGATGAAGAGGATCCCGTACTGGTCGAGGACTTCCTTCATCGCCTTGAACAGGCCGTCCGGCGGCGAGCTGAACCCGCCGACGCCCTGGATCGGCTCGGCGATCATGCAGGCGACGTCACCCGAAGTGCCCGTCTCCAGGACGTCGACCAGGTCCGCGACGCACGCGTCGATGTACTCGGTGTCCGAAAGCGCCCGGAACGGGCTGCGGTACCGATAGCCGCCGTGCACGTAACTCACCTTCACCGGGCTGAGCGACGACGCCGACCAGCCGCGGTTGCCGGTGATGCCGACCGTCGCGAACGACCGGCCGTGGTACGAGTTCCGCATCGCCAGCACCTGGTTGCTGCGCCGGTACTGGGTGGCGAGCATCAGCGCGGTGTCGTTGGCTTCGGTCCCGGAATTCGTGAAGAACACCTTCGCCTCGGGGATGCCGGAGAGCTTCGCGATGCGCTCGGCCAGCTCGACCTGGGAGCGGATCAGGTACAGCGTCGAGGTGTGCAGGATCCCGGTGTCGAGTTGCTTGCGCACGGCGTCGCTGATCGCCGAGACGTCGTAGCCCATCGAGTTCGTCAGGATGCCCGCGAAGAAGTCGAGGTAGCTGCGCCCGGTCGAGTCGATGACCCGGCGGTCCTGCGCGTGCACGATCTCGATCGGCTCGTCGTAGTAGAGCGCCAGCCACGACGGCAGTACCGCCTTGTGCCGCGCCAGCAGGTCCGCATCGGTCATCGGGTTTCTCCGTCCGCAGCAGGGAGATCTCAGTATGGGGACGGCCCGAAACGGGCGGCAACGATCAGACTGTCGGGTTATCCGCGCGGACCCGCACATGTTGTGCGGCTCGCACGGACTACTCTCAGCACTCGTGATTGACCCCAGGACTCTGCGCGATGACCCGGACGTCGTGCGCGCTTCACAGCGCGCCCGTGGCGAGGACGAAGGAGCGGTCGACAAGCTGCTCTCCCTCGACTCCCGCCGCCGCTCGTCCATCGCCGCCGCCGACAAGCTGCGCGCCGAGCAGAAGTCGCTGGGCAAGCTCATCCCCAAGGCGCAGGGCGACGAGCGGGCCGAGCTGCTCGCCAAGGCGAAAGACCTCGCCGCCCAGGTCAAGACGGCCGAGGTCGAGCAGACCGCGGCTTCGGAGGAGTTCGAGCAGCTGCACCGCCTGGTGCCGAACCTGGTCCACCCCGACGCGCCCGAAGGCGGCGAGGACGACTACGTCGTGCTCAAGCACGTCGGTGAGCCGAAGAAGTTCGACTTCGCGCCGAAGGACCACCTCGAACTCTGCGAGGGCCTCGGCGCACTCGACATGGAGCGCGGCGCGAAGGTCTCGGGCTCGCGGTTCTACTTCCTCACCGGCATCGGTGCCCAGTTGCAGCTCGGCCTGCTGAACATGGCGATCGCGCAGGCCACCGCGAACGGTTTCACCCCGATGATCACGCCGACCCTGGTGCGGCCGGAGATCATGGCGGGCACCGGGTTCCTCGGCGCGCACTCGTCGGAGGTCTACCGGCTGCGCGACGACGACCTGTACCTCGTCGGCACCTCCGAGGTCCCGCTCGCCGGCTACCACGCCGACGAGATCCTCGACCTGGCGAAGGGACCGAAGCGCTACGCGGGCTGGTCGTCCTGCTATCGCCGCGAGGCCGGTTCGTACGGCAAGGACACCCGCGGCATCATCCGTGTCCACCAGTTCGACAAGGTCGAGATGTTCGTCTACACGCGTCCCGAGGACGCCGAAGCCGAGCACGCGCGCCTGCTGGACTGGGAAGAGCAGATGCTCGCCAAGATCGAGGTCCCGTACCGGGTGATCGACACCGCCACCGGCGACCTCGGCACGTCCGCGTACCGGAAGTTCGACTGCGAGGCGTGGGTGCCGTCGCAGGACACCTACCGCGAGCTGACCTCGACGTCGAACTGCACGACGTTCCAGGCCCGCCGTCTCGGCATCCGCTACCGCGACGACGACGGCCGCCCGCAGACCGTCGCCACGCTGAACGGCACGCTCGCCACCACCCGGTGGATCGTCGCGATCCTGGAGAACCACCAGCTCGAAGACGGTTCGGTCCGGGTGCCGGAGGCACTTCGCCCCTTCCTCGGCGGAACCGAGGTGCTCACGCCGGCATCGAAGTAGGGTCCGCGCCGAGGAAGAGGGGACGCATGCGCTTTCGGAATTCGCTCGCGATCGGGCCGGCGGTGCTGGCGATGCTGACGGTCGGCGGCTGCACGTCGACGATCGGCGGTACGGCCTCGCCGGTGCCCGGTCAGGGGCCGGTGGTCACGAAGGCCGAGCCGTGTGAACTGCTGACGCAGGAACACGCGACAGCGCTGGGCGTCACCTACCCCGGAGAAGAACGCGCGGCCAAGCCCGAACAGAAGGTCCCCGCCGTCTGCCGGTTCCGGAAACTGGAGGACGTGCGCAAGGCGTCGAACCTCGAGGTGTCGTTGAGCAAGGACCTGTCCTTGAACGACTACATGAGCGGCGCGCAGCCCGGGGAGAAGTTCGGGCTCGGCGGGTTCACCTGGACGCGGTACGCCACCATCCTCGGCCCGACCTACTGCTCGCTGAGCACGGAGCTCACCCCGGACTCCTTCGTGGAGATCGCCAGCGAGAGCCCCGACCACACCGAGGGCAACGCGTGCGAACTGGCCAAGGCGGCGGCCCCGGCCGTGGCGTCGAAGCTGCCGGGTGGTCAGCAGGACCCGCAGATCACCGCGCCACCCGGGCAGAAGCCCGCCGAGCCGGGCGGGCCGCTCGTGACCACCGATCCGTGCGCCATGCTCAAGCCCGAGCAGACCGCGCAGTTGCGGCTCGGCCCCACCGGCGAACCGTTGAAGTCCACGTCCGATCCGAACGTGGTCGGCTGCGAGTGGGCCGACACCGACGGCGACAAGGGCGAGAAGCCGTTCGACCTCTGGTTCTACCCGGCGAAGCCGATGGACGAAGTCCCGACGCTGATCACGCAGGGCGAACCGCAGGACTTCGACTCGGGCGACCGCAAGTGGAAGCTCTACACCGAGTCGGGCGGCAAGTTGTGCGCCGCGGGGCTGTCGATCACCGCCACCTCGACGGTCGCGATCATCGCGGGCAACCTCGACGATCCCGCGAAGGCGTGCGAAGTGATCAAGGCGGCTGTTCCGCTGCTGAACGGGAATCTGCCGCCCTCGTCCTAGCGCACGCGAGTTGCGCCTCCGATCACGCGAGTCGCGTCTCCGATCACGCGTGATCGCTTTCCGGCCATGCGAAGGCTAGTCCGTCACCTCGTCGGCGATGTACTTCGCGATCTCCAGCGCGCTGGTCGCCGCCGGTGAGGGCGCGTTGAGGACGTGCACCTGGTTCCGCGCGGTCTCGATCAGGAAGTCGTCGACGAGCGCGCCGTCCGGGCGCAGCGCCTGCGCGCGGACACCGGAGCCGTGCCGCACGATGTCGTCCTCGGTGACGGCGGGCACGAGCCGCGCGAGGCTTTCGGCGAAGCGGCGCTTCGAGAACGACCGGCGGACCTCGTCGAGGCCGGTCGGGTACGCGTACTTGCGCGCGAGCCGCCAGACGCCGGGGAAGCGGGCGACCTCGGCGAGGTCCTTCGCGGAGAAGTCGCGCCAGGTGTAGCCCTCGCGGCGCAGCGCGAGCACGGCGTTGGGGCCGGCGTGCACACTGCCGTCGAGCATGCGGGTCAGATGCACGCCGAGGAACGGCAGCGACGCGTCCGGGACCGGGTAGATCAGCCCGCGCACCAGCCGGCGGCGTTCGGGTTTCAGTTCGTAGTACTCGCCGCGGAACGGCACGATCCGCGCGCTCGGGGTGAGCCCGGCGAGCCGCGCGACGCGGTCCGCGTGCAGGCCCGCGCAGTTGACGAGGGCGTCGGCGTGGAGCACGTCGTCGCCGGTCGCCACCTCGACACCACCGGTGCGGCCAGGGCGGATCCCCAACGCGGGCGTGCCGAGACGCAGGTCGGCGTCGGATTCGTCGAGCAGCCGCACGAGCGCGGCGCAGACGCCCGCGAAGTCGATGATGCCGGTGGATTCCACGCGCAGCGCGGCGACGCACGAGACCTCGGGTTCGTACTCGCGGGCCTCGCTCGGGGTGATCAGCTTGGCCGGGACACCGTTGGCCTCGGCCCGTTCGGCGAGCACCTTCAGCGCCGGCAGCTCCGCCTCCGAGGTGGCGACGACCAGTTTGCCGCACACTTCGACCGGCACCCCGTACTGCCGCGCGAAGTCCACAATGGACCGATTGCCCGCGGTGGACATCCTGGCCTTGAAGGAACCCGGCTTGTAGTAGAGCCCCGCGTGCACGACGTTCGAGTTGTGCCCGGTCTGGTGGGCCGCCCAGTGGTCCTCCTTTTCGACCACCGTGACGTCCAGCCCGCGTTTGGTCAGCTCCCAGGCGGTGGCGAGCCCGACGATCCCGCCCCCGATCACTACGACAGTACGCACGATCGACCAGGTTACCCGGAGCACTACCTGACACCCGTCAGGTTGACTGATAGCGTACCTGACCGATGTCAGGTAAACGGTTGAGCAAGGACGAACGCCGGGAGCGGATCCTGGCCGCGGCGGCGCGGGTGTTCGCGGCGTCCGGGTACGACCTGGCCGGGATGCGTGAGGTCGCGACGGCCGCCGGGATCAGCACCCCCGTGCTCTACGACCATTTCCCGGCCAAGGCGGCGCTGTACGCCGGGCTTCTGGAGTCCGAAGTGGACAGTCTGCTGGCCGGCTGGGCCGAGTTGCCGTCCGCGGGCACCGCCGAGGAGCTGTTGCGCGGCCGGGTGGCGGCGATCTTCGCCTGGATGGAGACGAACGAACGCGGCTGGCGGATGATCTTCGCCGAGACGCCGTCCGACGAGGGTGTCGCCGAGGTGCACCGGCGCGGGCAGGCCAGGGCCACCGAGCGGCTGACCGAGGTGTTCGCGCGCGTGCCCGGCCTGGCGCTGACCGCGGACCTGCCGCGCGACCGCGCGAACGAAGCGCTCGCCGAAGCGGCGAAGAGCGCGCTGAACGCCATCGCCACCTGGTGGTGGAGCAACCGGGACATCCCGCGGGAGCAGGTCGTCGCGCTCACGACGGATCTGTTGTGGCGCGGACTGGGGAACCTGATCCAGGAGGACGTATGAGCACCGAGACCACCGAGCGGTACCGCCGGGCCCTCGAGACCAGGGACGTCGAACTCGCGCTGAACGCCTTCGCACCGGACGCCGTGGTGCGTTCGCCGCTGACCGACCGGGTCCGGTTCACCGGCCACGCGGAGCTCAGGCCGCTGCTGGAAGTCGCGTACACGCATCTGCGCGACGTCCGGTTCCACACCGACACCGGTGACGGGCGGACGCGGGTCGTCGTCTACACCGCGCGCATCGGCGGTGAGGAGATCGAAGAGGCGGCGGTACTGAAACTCGGCGAAGACGGGCTCATCGCCGAAGTGACGTTGTTCGTGCGGCCCCTGCCCGGCCTCGTCGCGCTGATGGACGCCTTCGGTCCGGACATCGCGCGCCGCAACGGCCGCACCTTCGCGGCCCGGCTCCTGGCGGTGGCCGCGAAACCCCTGCTGGCCACGGTGCGGTCCGGTGACCGCCGTGCCGTCCCGCTCGCCGGACCGAGGGGCCTTCACGTCCGCTGATCGAGCACGGGAACCGGAACGCCTTCTCGACGATGGAGGAATGGGGACCCTCAACGTCCCGATTCCTCCATCGTCGTGAGCGGTCCCCCTCATGACCGCCCGTGCCCTTCAAGTCTGTGAAGGTCGCTTCAGCCCACCGAAACCGGTGTAGCAAGCGAAGTTTCTTCCGGGTCTTCGAGAACCTTCGGCACTCCGCGCAGACTGAACAACGCGCTGACCGCCAGCAACGCCATCAGCCCCGCCGAGCACAGCATGGTCACCTGCAACCCGTCGACGAACGCCGACTTCGCACTGGCCAACACCAGCGCTCCTTGCTCGGGCGGCAGCTGTGCCGCGGCCTGGACGGCCCCGCCGAGGGTGTCCGAGATCGCTTCGGGCGGCACGCCCGCCGGGATGACGAGTTCGCTCCGGTACAGCGCGCCGAGCACACTGCCGAGGACGGCGATCCCCAGCGCCCCGCCGAGTTCGGTCGCCGTCTCGGAGATCGCCGACGCCGCGCCCGCCCTGGCCTTCGGCACGACCCCGAGCACCGTGTCCGTCGCGACGGTGAGGATCAGCGCCAGCCCCACCCCGAAGACGATCATCGCCGCGAGCAGGTCCGTGTAGACGATCGTCACGCCGATGCTCGAGTACAACGCGAAGCCGACCGCCGACAGGGCACAGCCGAGCGCGATCGTGGCGGCACGACCGAAGGCCTTGATGGCCGGCGGCGCGAGCACCCCGCCGAGGATGGCGCCGCCCATCCCCGGCAGCCCGGCGAGCCCGGACTCCAGTGGCGACCAGCCCGCCACCAGTTGCAGGTACTGCGCGAACATCAGCGACACCGCGAGCTGCGCGAACATCGCCAGGATCGTGGTGCCGACGGTCGCCGAGAACGCCCGCTGCGCGAACAGCCGCAGGTCCATCAGCGGTTCGGCCAGCCGCGGCTGCCGCAGGACGAACGCGAGCAGGCAGCCCGGCCCGAGCACGGCCGCGACCACGACGTCCCAGTGTCCCCAGCCCTGGTAGGCGACTTCTTTGATGGTATAGACGATCCCGACCATGCCGACGACGGAGAGCAGCACGCTGGGCACGTCGATCCGCTGGGACACCGGATTCTTCGATTCGGGCAGGATCAGCGCGCCGGCGAGCACCATGACCACCACCACCGGCACGTTGACCAAGAACACCGAACCCCACCAGAAACGCTCGAGCAGCGCCCCGCCGACGAGCGGCCCCATGCCGAAACCGAGGATCGTCAGCCCGCTCGAAACGCCGATCACGGCCGCGCGTTCCTTGCCGGTGAACACGTTCCGCACGATCGACAACGTCGACGGCATCAGGGTCGCGGCGGCGATCCCGAGCAGCGCGCGGGCGGCGATCAGGAGTTCCGCGGTCGGCGCGTACGCCGTGAGCACCGAAGCGGCACCGAACAGCGACGCCCCGATGAGCAGCAGCTTCTTCCGGCCGACGCGGTCGCCGATGTTGCCCATCGTGATCAGCAGTCCGGCGAGCGCGAAGCCGTACGCGTCCGCGATCCACAGCAGTTCCGTGGTCGACGGGTGCAGCTGCTCCGAAAGCGACGGCAGCACCAGGTGCAGCACGGTCAGGTCGATCGCGATCAGCAGCTGCGCCAGCACGCAGACCACGACGGTGCCGATCTTGCGGCCCTTCCCGATGGTCACCGCGCCGTTCACCTCGACACGCCGAAGGTGAGTTCCGGCGAGTGCCGCGCGGTGCCGTTGTCGCCGTCACCGAGGTAGAACCGGGTGCTCATCGTGCGGGCCGCCGGGTCGAGGACGCTGCGCCACAACGTCCGCCACGGCGCGCCGGGCTCGACCGCGAAGGACACCGCGTCGAGCGCGTCGCGCGGCCCGGCGCCGGCTTCCTTGGTGAGGGTGCGGAGCCGTTCGTAGGTGCGCATGGTCTCCGGGTTGTCCTCGGGCAGCGCGTCGAGGTCCGGATGGCGGTGCAGCAGGTGATTCGTGACGCACAGCGGCCCTTCGGCGACCTCGACGAAGTACTCGACGTCGTGCTCCCCGCGTTCGTGGACGAAGCCGCGGCCGGAGGCGTCGGCGACGATGTAGTGGCAGGGCGCGCCGTGCGTGTACTGCTTGGCGAGCATCAGCGCTTCTTTGGCTTCGTCGACGGTTTCACAGGTGTCCAGCAGATACCGGCACACCTGCAGCACCGAGAGGCCCGCCTGAGGGTCGTGCTCCAGCGGAGTGGCCGTTTCGACGTCGGCCATCAGCAGCGCGACGACGAGCCCCGCCTCGTTGACCCCTTCCGTTGCGCCGTCCAATGTGGACATGGAAAGGGAGGTCGAGGCGATGCCGTCGTCGGGGATCGTCGTCAGCACGTAAGGCCGTGACGCCACGGGCACCGTCCCGTCGTCGACGGGTTCCTCACCCGCCAGCACCGCGCCGAGCTGGGTCCAGCTCAGGGTGAAGAAGTCGTAGTTCCGGCCGAGCGTGCTCCCCGTCCACAGCGCCGAGCAGCCCGACCCGGCGGGCAGGGCGCTCGCGTTGTCGAACGAGACCGCCGCGTCGGCGGGAAGCCCGTAGGCCTCGGCGAACCCGGCCGTGCGTTCCGCGTACTGCGGCCAGTTCCGCGCGAACCAGGTGTACCGCGCCTTGGCCACGATCGGATCGATCGGTGGTGGCGACCAGTCGGAGCGTGCCTTCGCTTCGGCGCCGAGCGCATGGCCGATTTCGGCCTGCGTGCCGCGCGACGTCAGCTGCCGCACGGCGAGGAAGTCTTCGGGTGATCCCGCTGAGTAGGTCATGGGCGGAGGGTCTCCGCGACCGCTGACCGTCCGCGTACCGAACGCTGTCAGTGCTTGGCGGTGCTTGGCGGTGCTTGGCTGTGCCTGGCGGTGCCTGGCTGTGCCTGTCATCGGAATGTCATGTGCCCCCCGCGAAAGTGCTCTCACCAAGGCAACGACAAGCGAGGGAAACCATGATCGGCAACAAGGTGTACATCATCGCCGGTGGCGCCATCAGCGTCCTGTTCGTCGCGCTCGCGATGATCGAGTTCTCCACCGGCTACCCGGACGACGGCCTGCAGGACCTCCTCTACGCCGCGGTGAGCGCCGGCGCCGGCACGCTGCTGTACGTCCTCGACCGCCGTCAGCGCGACCGTCGTGCCCACGCCGCGGCGGCCGGCGACGCAACACGGCGTGACGCCCGATGAGGCACATCGACGGCGGCTTCCTCGCCGCGCCGGACCAAGCCTCGCCCGACCGCCGGGACGTGCGCAAGGACAAACCGGCACTGATGCTGACCGTCGTAGGCGCCTTCGTCGCGCTGGTCGCCGGTTACCACGTCCTCGTGGACTTCTCCCCGGCTTCACTGGTGATGACGGTGTTCGCGCTCGCCGCCGCGATCGGTGGCGGCGTGCTCACCCGACACCTGACGCGTGCCGTGCGGTTCCGGGTGCACGAACCGAACGCGGGCCTGGTCGGCGCCGCGAAGCTGAGCGGAATGGTCGTGGCCGTCCTCGGGTTCATCGCCCTGGTCGGTTCGTTGGACGGGCCCGGCGTGCTGCGGATCATCGCGATCGCCATCGGCTGCGCGGCCATCGCCTCCGTGAAATCGCTGCACGACCGGCAATGGGTGCTCTTCGATCTGGACGCGGTCGGTGTCCGCGTCGAGCGGACCGTCGTGCCCTGGCGGGACGTCATCCGGCTCACCATCGACCCGGTCGGCCCCGGGATGACCCGGCTCGGCGCGGTCCCGGTGAACGCGGCGCCGCTGTACGTCGCCATCCAGGACACCGAACTCGACCAGCGTCTCCTCGCCGACGCCGTCGGCCGCTTCGCGCCGCAGGGGACCTTGCTGACCCGCGCTCAGGACTCGCTGGGCGATCCGGCCAGGTGAGCGGCGCCGCGCAGGCCCAGCCCTCGGCGGTAGGCCCGGTCGAAGTCGTCGCCCAGCCGCTCCCGCACGGTCGTCCGGAGCAGGGCGGCGTCCGGATCGACCGCGAACGGGGTACCCCGGATGGTGACCGCGGCGCCGATCAGGACCGCCGCCCGCTCGGCGTCGCCGCGCAGCAGCGCGACCCCGGCGAGGCCTTCGACGGCGAGGGCCACCGTGGTGCTGTCGTGCCAGCGGTCCGCCGACACGAGCGCCAGCCGGTGCAGTTCTTCGGCGCCGTCGGCGTCGCCCTCCGCGGCCAGCACCCAGCCGAGCGAAATCCTCGCGCCGGCACGGACCCCTTCGGCCGCGAACGAACCACCGGAACACTCCGCGAGCCCGAGTTCGCTCAGCGCGCGGGCCCCGGCCAGATCGCCCTCGTGCCGGGCGAGGAACGCCAGCCCGATGTAGCCGGCCGCCCGGCTTTCCGGCATCCCGGCGCGGCGCGCGATCTCGATGGCGAGTTCGAAATCCGCCCGCGCTCCCGCCGCGTCGCCGTGGAGCAGCTTGCTCCCGCCGCGACGGCACAGCAGGTCCGCGTTGTCGTCGGACGCGCCGAGTTCCCGGATCAACCGCAGGGCCTCGTTCATCGTTTCGAGCGCTTCGGCTTGCCGGTTCGTCCAGATCAAAATCTGTGACAGATGGTCGAGGGCCATCGAAAGGCCCCAGCGTTCCCCGATCCGGCGGAACTCCTCCGCCCCTTCGCGCAAGAACTGTTCGGCCGTTTCGAGGTCACCTTGCATCATCGCGCGGAGGCCGTAACCGGTCGGCGCGAGAGCGAGACTCCAGGCATCGCTGTGCGCCAGCAGCGCCTGGCCGCGTTTCATCAGCGCGTCGTCGTCATCGGGCGGGCCGCTCACGACGCCCATCAGCAGCAGGAGCGCCGGGTTCCGGGGCGGTTCGACGATTGTCAGCATGAGGTCGTTCACCAGCGGCAGATGCCTGTCGAGTGCTTCGTGACCCCGCAGTCCCGCGGCGGCGGTGAGCACGCAGAGCTGGTACTCCTCTTCGAGACCGTCCGGCGGCCGCTGTCCGAGCTGTTCGACCACTTCCAGGCTCAGCGTCGACCCTTCGAACCGGCGGCCGCGCATCCACCAGTACGTCACCAGCGAAGCCGAAAGCCGGAGCGCGATCCGCACGTCGGACTCGGCGGACCAGCGCAACGCGGCCAGGAGGTCGTCGTAGGCGGCGTCGAGCCGATCGAGCCAGACCAGCTGCTCGCCGGTGCGCACGAGCGGATCCGCCCGCTCGGCGAGGGCCAGGAAGTGCTCGGCGTGCGCGCGCCGAAGCTGCTCGGTTTCGCCGGCTTCGGCGAGTTTCCCGGCGAAGAAGGCCCGGATGGTTTCGAGCAGGCGATACCGGTCCCCGGTGCGCTCCACCAGCGATCTGTCCACAAGGGACGGAAGGAGCTCCGCGGTGTCCGGAACGGCGCAGACCGCTTCGGCGTCGGCGAGGGTCGTGCCGCCCGCGAACACGGTCAGCCGCCTGCCCAGCAGGCGTTCGTCCTCCGTCAGGAGATCCCAGCTCCATTCGACGACGGCGCGCAGGGTGCGATGGCGGCTCTCGGCGGCCCGGCTGCCCCGCGAGAGCAACCCGAACCGGTCGTCCAGCCGAGAGGCGAGCTCGCCGACGGTCAGTGTCCGCACGCGCGCGGCGGCGAGTTCGATGGCCAGTGGCAACCCGTCGAGCGCGGCACAGATCCGCTGGACGTCGCCGGCGGTGGTGTCGTCGACGGCGAAGCCCGGATCGCCCGCTCGCGCGCGGTCGGCGAACAGCCGGACCGCGGCGAACTCCAGCGACCGGGCGGGTGGCGTACCCGGCGGTGGCACGGCGAGCCGCGGCACGGGGGAGACGACCTCGCCGGTGATGCCCAGCGGCTCGCGGCTGGTGGCGAGCACCCGCAGCGCGGGGGCCGCGCCGAGCAGCCGGGCGGCCAGTTTCGCGGCGGCCTCGATCACATGCTCGCAGTTGTCGAGCACCAGCAGGACCGCCCGCTCGGCGAGCGCGTCGATCAGCCGCTCGAGCGGCGCGTTCTCCACCGGGGCGGTGACCGTCCCGAGCGGGACCGTGCGCAGGCCGAGCGCGGTCAGCACGGCGTGCGCCACGTCGGCGCCTTCGGTGTAGGGCGCCAGCTCGACGAAGACCACCGGCAGGTCCGTCGCGGCCGCGGTTTCGATGGCCAGCCGGGTCTTGCCCGTCCCACCGGGACCGATCAGCGTCACCAGCCGCGAGCGGTCCAGCCTGCCGAGCACGTGCCGGAGGTCGCCTTCACGGCCGATGAAGCTGGTCAGCTGGGCGGGGAGCGGTGTGGTCTTGGCGGGCGGTGTCCTGGTCTTCGGCGGCTCACCGCGCACCACGGCCAGATGTGCGGCGGCGAGATCCGGCCCTGGATCGGCGCCGAGTTCGTCGGCGAGGACCCGGCGGGCGTCCTCGAACGCGGTGAGCGCGTCGGCCTGCCGTCCCGCGGCGTGCAGCGCGCGGATCAGCAGCGCCCGCGATCGTTCCCGCAGGGGTTGGGTATCGACGACCTCACGAAGCTCGGCGAGGACGTCTTCGTGCCTTCCCAACTCGAGTTCGGCCTCGACGCGGTCTTCGAGCGCCGACGTCTTCAGCTCGTTCAGCCTGGTGACCTGCGGATCGCGGAACGGCGCGTCGGTGATGTCCGCGAACGCCGGGCCGCGCCAGAGACGGAGGGCGTCGTGAAGCAGTTCGGCCGCCTTCGTGGCGTCTCCCGCCGCGAGAGTGCGGCGCCCTTCGACGGCGAGGCGCTCGAACCGGTGCACGTCGACGTCGTCGGGGTTTACGGCCAGCCGGTAACCCGCCGGGCTGAACTCGACGGGTGCGAGCTCCTTCAGCGCACCGCGCAGCCGCGAGACCTGTGATTGCAGCGCGTTCGCCACACCTTCGGGTGGCTTCTCGCCGTAAAGCCCGTCGATGAGCCGCTCTGCCGGAACCACCCGGCCGGCTTCCAGCGCGAGCAACGCGAACAACGTCCGGACCCTGGGCCCGCCGACCGGCACGGCGGTGCCGTCCTCGCGGCGCACCTCCGTCGCCCCCAGAACGCCGAATCGCATAAAGGCACCTTAACGGGGCCCGAGCGTTGACCTGGGCGGATCCAGCCCGCCCGAACCACGCCGATCGGCGTCTATACACTTCGCCGGGTCCCCACGCAACGGGAGAGGGCTGCGGAAGCGGGTGAAAAGGTATGTCTGAGCACGAACCGGTGGTCCTTGGTCAGCCGACCGTCGGCGACGAAGAGCTCGCCGCGGTGGCGGAAGTGTTCCGATCCGGCTGGCTTGCCGGTGCCGGGCCCGCTTGCCGCCGTTTCGAAGAACGCTTCGCGAAGACCGTCGGCACCGCACACGCCCTGACCACCAGCAACTGTGGCTCGGCACTTTTCCTCGGGCTGCGTGTGCTCGGCGTGAAGCCGGGCGACGAGGTGATCGTCGGCGACTACACCTTCCCCGCCACCGGTCACGCCGTGCTCCAGGCGGGCGCGACGCCGGTGTTCGCGGACATCCGTCCCGACGTGTGGAGCGCCGACCCGGCGTCGATCGAAAGCTCGATCACCCCCCGCACGGTCGGCATCCTCGCCGTCGACGTCGCCGGGCAGCCCGGTGACTTCGACGAATACCGCGCGATCGCCGACAAGCACGGCCTGTGGCTCTTCGAGGACGCCGCCTGCGCCGCGGGCGCGACCTACAAGACCCGTCCGGCGGGCAGCCTCGCCGATCTGGCCGCGTTCTCCTTCCACGGCCGCAAGGGCATCACCGCGGGCGAGGGCGGCGCGCTGGTCTCGGACCGCGAAGACCTCATCGCGCACGCGCGCAAGCTGCACACTTACGGCATCGAGCCCGCCATCACCCGCGAGGGTTCCGGCGCGCTGCCGATCCCGGAGTTCCACGAGCTGGGCTACAACTTCCGGCTCTCGGACGTGCAGGCCGCCATCATGAACGTCCAGCTCGACCGTCTCCCGGACCTGCTCTCGGCCCGCCGTTCGGTGGCCAAGCGCTACCACGAGGCGTTCGAGAACCTGCCCGGTCTCGACGTCCCGGTGGAACTGCCGGACCGCGAG encodes the following:
- the serS gene encoding serine--tRNA ligase encodes the protein MIDPRTLRDDPDVVRASQRARGEDEGAVDKLLSLDSRRRSSIAAADKLRAEQKSLGKLIPKAQGDERAELLAKAKDLAAQVKTAEVEQTAASEEFEQLHRLVPNLVHPDAPEGGEDDYVVLKHVGEPKKFDFAPKDHLELCEGLGALDMERGAKVSGSRFYFLTGIGAQLQLGLLNMAIAQATANGFTPMITPTLVRPEIMAGTGFLGAHSSEVYRLRDDDLYLVGTSEVPLAGYHADEILDLAKGPKRYAGWSSCYRREAGSYGKDTRGIIRVHQFDKVEMFVYTRPEDAEAEHARLLDWEEQMLAKIEVPYRVIDTATGDLGTSAYRKFDCEAWVPSQDTYRELTSTSNCTTFQARRLGIRYRDDDGRPQTVATLNGTLATTRWIVAILENHQLEDGSVRVPEALRPFLGGTEVLTPASK
- a CDS encoding TetR/AcrR family transcriptional regulator, whose product is MSKDERRERILAAAARVFAASGYDLAGMREVATAAGISTPVLYDHFPAKAALYAGLLESEVDSLLAGWAELPSAGTAEELLRGRVAAIFAWMETNERGWRMIFAETPSDEGVAEVHRRGQARATERLTEVFARVPGLALTADLPRDRANEALAEAAKSALNAIATWWWSNRDIPREQVVALTTDLLWRGLGNLIQEDV
- a CDS encoding aspartate aminotransferase family protein, coding for MTDADLLARHKAVLPSWLALYYDEPIEIVHAQDRRVIDSTGRSYLDFFAGILTNSMGYDVSAISDAVRKQLDTGILHTSTLYLIRSQVELAERIAKLSGIPEAKVFFTNSGTEANDTALMLATQYRRSNQVLAMRNSYHGRSFATVGITGNRGWSASSLSPVKVSYVHGGYRYRSPFRALSDTEYIDACVADLVDVLETGTSGDVACMIAEPIQGVGGFSSPPDGLFKAMKEVLDQYGILFISDEVQTGWGRTGEHYWGIQAHDVVPDAMTFAKGLGNGLAIGGLVARGDLVDCLTANSISTFGGNPVAMAGAAAVLDHIAEGDLQANALARGNELLGGLRAAGNPLIGDVRGKGLMIGVELVEPGGMEPNPGAAARMMEETKARGLLIGKGGLHGNVLRIAPPMTLTAEEAAEGLGIVTDALAAIS
- a CDS encoding DUF3558 family protein is translated as MRFRNSLAIGPAVLAMLTVGGCTSTIGGTASPVPGQGPVVTKAEPCELLTQEHATALGVTYPGEERAAKPEQKVPAVCRFRKLEDVRKASNLEVSLSKDLSLNDYMSGAQPGEKFGLGGFTWTRYATILGPTYCSLSTELTPDSFVEIASESPDHTEGNACELAKAAAPAVASKLPGGQQDPQITAPPGQKPAEPGGPLVTTDPCAMLKPEQTAQLRLGPTGEPLKSTSDPNVVGCEWADTDGDKGEKPFDLWFYPAKPMDEVPTLITQGEPQDFDSGDRKWKLYTESGGKLCAAGLSITATSTVAIIAGNLDDPAKACEVIKAAVPLLNGNLPPSS
- a CDS encoding nuclear transport factor 2 family protein, with product MSTETTERYRRALETRDVELALNAFAPDAVVRSPLTDRVRFTGHAELRPLLEVAYTHLRDVRFHTDTGDGRTRVVVYTARIGGEEIEEAAVLKLGEDGLIAEVTLFVRPLPGLVALMDAFGPDIARRNGRTFAARLLAVAAKPLLATVRSGDRRAVPLAGPRGLHVR
- the lhgO gene encoding L-2-hydroxyglutarate oxidase, with the protein product MLRVTWSIVRTVVVIGGGIVGLATAWELTKRGLDVTVVEKEDHWAAHQTGHNSNVVHAGLYYKPGSFKARMSTAGNRSIVDFARQYGVPVEVCGKLVVATSEAELPALKVLAERAEANGVPAKLITPSEAREYEPEVSCVAALRVESTGIIDFAGVCAALVRLLDESDADLRLGTPALGIRPGRTGGVEVATGDDVLHADALVNCAGLHADRVARLAGLTPSARIVPFRGEYYELKPERRRLVRGLIYPVPDASLPFLGVHLTRMLDGSVHAGPNAVLALRREGYTWRDFSAKDLAEVARFPGVWRLARKYAYPTGLDEVRRSFSKRRFAESLARLVPAVTEDDIVRHGSGVRAQALRPDGALVDDFLIETARNQVHVLNAPSPAATSALEIAKYIADEVTD